CCGTCGAAGAAGCGCAAAAAAATAAACTGCCTTTTGTCAGCTATTTAGTCAAAAACAAGCAGGTGGATAGCCGCACAGTGGCAAATTTGGCTTCTGCGGAATTCGGCGTACCGTTGCTGGATTTGGATGCGGTGGATTTAAGCGCAGTCCCGGTCAAACTGGTGAGCGAAAAGTTGATTCGCCAACACCATGCCTTACCGTTATTTAAGCGCGGCAATCGTTTATTTATTGCGACCGCGGATCCCACCAATTTTCAGGCCCTGGATGAAATAAAATTTCATACCCGACTGAATACTGAAAATATACTGGTAGAAGAAGAAAAACTCATGAGAGCTATCGACGCCGCTTTGGAGGCTGTCGATACAACCATGGGGAATTTACTGGACTCCGACCTGGATAATATCGACATTTCCGGGGGGGATGAGCAGCCGGTTGAAGACACCGCATCTGATGTGGATGATGCGCCTATCGTGCGCTTCGTCAACAAAATTTTGTTGGATTCGATTAAAAAAGGTGTCTCGGATATTCACCTTGAGCCGTTTGAAAAAAAGTTTCGTATTCGGTTTCGCGCGGACGGTATTTTATCGGAGGTGGCCAGTCCGCCGGTCGGTATTTCCAACCGGATTATTTCCCGGATTAAGGTTATGTCCAAGATGGATATTGCCGAACGGCGGGTGCCGCAGGATGGTAGGATCAAGATGCAGTTATCCAAAAATCGCGCCATCGACTTCCGGGTAAATACCTGTCCGACTTTGTTCGGCGAAAAAGTGGTGATGCGGATTCTCGACCCGACCAGTGCTCAGATAGGCATTGAAAAACTTGGGTTTGAAGAGGCTCAACAAAAACTGTTTTTGTCCGCAATTCATCGGCCGTATGGCATGGTGCTGGTAACAGGACCGACCGGTAGCGGTAAAACCGTATCCTTGTATACCGGATTAAATATTCTGAATAGTATCGAGCGCAACATTTCGACGGCCGAAGACCCCGTGGAAATCACGGTAGAAGGCATAAATCAGGTAAACGTTAATCCGAAGGCCGGCTTGACATTTGCCGAGGCGTTACGCGCCTTCCTGCGGCAAGACCCGGACATCATCATGGTGGGGGAGATACGGGATTTGGAAACCGCCAGTATCGCCGTAAAAGCCGCGCAAACCGGTCACTTGGTGTTATCTACTTTGCATACCAATGATGCGCCGCAAACTATCAATCGCTTAATGCAAATGGGCATCGAGCCCTTCAATATCGTTTCGGCGGTTAATTTGATTATGGCGCAACGTTTGGCGCGCCGGTTATGCGAGTACTGTAAGAAAGAGGCCGACTTTCCGGATAGTGTGTTGTTGTCCGCAGGCTATAGTCAGGAAGATATCGGAACATTCAAAGTATATGAACCTGTGGGTTGCGAACATTGTACCAACGGCTATAAGGGCCGAGTCGGTATTTATCAAGTGTTGCCGATCAGCGAAAAAATGCGCGCACTGATCTTAAGCGGCGGTAATGCCATGCAAATGGCGGAACTGGCGAAATCCGAAGGCATTAATGATCTAAGAGCATCGGGGTTGCTAAAAGTGCGCCAAGGCATTACCTCGCTGGAAGAAATAGATCGCGTCACCAAGGAATAAACCATGGCCAAGCAAACAGACCAAATCGACTTTCTCTGGGAAGGTCTCGATAAACAGAGTAAAAAAACCAATGGCTTGATCAGTGCCAAGAGTGAAAGTATCGCCCGCACCGAACTCAGGAAAATGGGGGTGAGGGTCGTAAAAATAAAACCCAAGCCCAAACCGCTGTTTGGTGCAAAAACCCAAAAAATCACTACAGGGGATATTGCAGTATTTGCCCGGCAATTGGCAACCATGCTTGAGGCGGGCGTGCCCTTGGTACAATCGTTCGACATTATCGGCAAAGGCCACGACAATGCCAGTATGTCGGAGTTGTTGTTGGGTATTAAAGCCGATATCGAAGGCGGTGATACCTTGGCTCAGGCTTTAGGCAAGCGGCCCATCTATTTTGATGATTTATTCTGCAATCTGGTCAACGCCGGCGAGCAAGCGGGGGTGTTGGAAGGTTTGCTGGACAAAATTGCCACCTATAAGGAAAAAACCGAGTCGATTCGTAAAAAAGTCAAAAAAGCCCTGACTTACCCGATTGCCGTGTTAGTGGTGGCTTTTATCGTCACGGCGATATTGCTGATTTTTGTGGTGCCGGTGTTTGAGGATTTGTTTAAAGGTTTTGGTGCCGATTTGCCTGCGTTCACCAAATTCGTTATCAGTTTGTCGGAATGGGTGCAGGAATGGTGGTGGGCCGTGGTAGGCGTGCTTGGCGGGCTTGGATACACCTTTGGATATTTCAAAAAGCGCTCGCGGCCGTTTAATCACTTTTTGGATAGGACGCTGTTGAAAATTCCGGTAGTCGGCATGATTCTGGAAAAGTCGGCCATTGCCCGTTTCGCCCGTACGTTGTCTACCATGTCTGCCGCCGGAGTGCCATTGGTGGAGGCGCTGGTTTCCGTCGCCGGGGCCTGCGGGAATATCCTGTTTTACGACGGCGTGATGAAAATGCGCGACGATGTGTCCACGGGTCAACAGTTGCAATTTTCCATGGTTCAGACCGGTTTGTTTCCGAATATGGTGGTACAGATGGTGGCGATCGGCGAAGAGTCCGGTTCAATTGACAGCATGCTGGACAAAGTGGCCGATTTTTACGAGGAAGAGGTCGATAACTTGGTCGATAACCTGAGCAGTTTAATGGAACCTATCATTATGGCTGTTTTGGGGGTTTTGGTGGGCGGTTTGATCGTGGCTATGTATTTGCCTATCTTCAAGCTTGGTGCTGCGGTTGGCTAGCCCTTAAGGTCTTGCCTATTTTTCGATAATGTCGGGCACAGTTTCCCTACATTGATGCTTAATCATTATTTTTAATTGGATATGTTTTTAACGGCCTTGCAACAATCCCCGGGTTTGCTTATCGCGTTGGTCTCAATAGTGGGGTTAATGATAGGCAGTTTTTTGAATGTGGTGATTTACCGGCTACCGGTCATGATGCAAGGCGGCTGGCGCCGCGAATGTTTGGAATATTTGCAAATGCCGGCGGAAGAAGTGGGTGAGACTTTTAATCTATTGTGGCCCGGCTCTCGTTGTCCTGTGTGTAAAACCGAGATTAAGGCCTATCAGAATATCCCCGTGCTCAGTTACCTTTGGTTACGCGGTAAATGCAGTCATTGTTCTGCGCCTATTTCTTTGCGCTATCCGCTGATTGAAGCCTTTACCGGATTATGCTCCGCACTAGTTGCCTGGCATTTCGGTTACGGTTTACCCATGCTGTTCGGTTTGCTGCTGACCTGGAGCTTGATCGCGCTGAGTTTTATCGATATCGATCATCAATTATTGCCGGATTCCATCACCTTGCCGGTTTTGTGGCTGGGTTTGATTTTAAGTCTGTTTTCTATTTATACCGATGCGCATGCCAGCATAATTGGGGCCGTTGCCGGTTATTTGAGTCTTTGGAGCGTTTATCACCTATTTAAGTTACTGACGGGCAAGGAAGGCATGGGCTTTGGCGACTTTAAGCTTTTGGCTTTACTAGGCGCTTGGTTGGGATGGCAGTATTTACCTTTGATTATCATTTTGTCGTCTTTGGTGGGCGCCTGCATCGGCATTGCCATGATTATATTCAGGCAACACGAAGCCAGTCGTCCGATTCCCTTTGGACCTTATTTGGCCGCCGCCGGTTGGTTGGCCTTGATTTGGGGTAGTGATTTAAATCGCCTATACCTGAATTACGCCGGGTTGTAATCCGTGCTGAAAGTGGGTATGACCGGCGGCATCGGCAGCGGAAAATCCACTGTTTGCCATTTGTTTTCGGCTTTAAATGTACCCATTATCGATACCGACATCATTGCCCGCCAGCTGGTAGAGCCCGGGCAACCGGCTTTATCTCAGCTTGTCGCCGTATTCGGCGCAACGATTATTAAGCAGGATGGTTCGCTTGATCGGACGATGCTCAGGCAGCTGGTGTTTTCAGATGCCCAACATAAGCAGCAATTGGATGCCATCATGCATCCCTTGATTTTTAAAGAGTTGGATGCCCAAGTTGCTCGCTTGCAAGCGGTTTATTGCCTGTTAGTCATTCCGCTTTTGGTGGAGACGCATAACAACTATGCGTTGGATCGCGTGTTGCTGGTTGATTGTCCGGAGCAAGTTCAAGTACAGCGGGTTATAAATCGGGATGGGATTAGCCGGGAGCAAGCGCTGGCTATCATCGCCGCGCAAGCCTCACGGCAACAGCGTCTGGCGCTGGCGCATGATGTGATTGACAATACGGCTACTCCCGAGACCCTTGCAGAACAGGTTAAAAGGCTGCACAATTCTTACCTTTTATTAGCCACGGCTAGGACGACATCGGCTTGAATACACTAACGACCTACGAATTCCCTCTTAACGAACGAATTCGGGTGTTTATGCGCCTGGAGCAGTTATTTCAACAACTCAGCCACTTCATGGCTGGGGATTCGGTTTTCGATAAGCGCGCGGCTGTCGATACTTTGCTGGATATCCTGGTCATATTCAGCCGTAGTGATTTAAAATCGGAATTGATCAAGGAGCTGGAAAGACATGCCAAAGTACTCGGCATGTTGAGTAACAGCCAGGATGTCGATAAATCAAAATTACAGACGATTTTACTGGAACTGAATCAGGCCAGCCGGAACCTTTATAACGCCAGCGGCAAAGTCGGTGCCAGCGTTATGGAAAGCGGTTTGTTTCAGAGTATTTCGCAACGTAGCGCCATTCCTGGGGGTACGTGTTCGTTCGATTTGCCGGCTTTCCATTATTGGCTGGAGCAGGATCTGGCCGAACAACAAAAAGACTTTCAGCAGTGGACTTTGCCGTTTGCGGATATCCGCATCGCCATCGACCTTATTTTGGGTTTCATTCGGCAAAGCAGCGTACCCAAACAGGAAATCGCTCAGGCCGGTTTTTTTCAACTGGCCTTGGATAAGGCGCATCCCGTGCAACTGTTACGCGTGGGTGTGCCTGTGTCCGTGGGATGCTTTGCCGAAATCAGCGGCGGTAAACACCGGTTCAGCATTCGTTTTATGAAGCCATCGAGCGATGAGAATCGGCCTACCCAAACGCCGGCGGATATTTCGTTCACATTGTCTCGTTGTGCTGTGTAATGAGCGGGCAGTCACCCCTTATCGTCGTTTGCCCGACGTGCAAAAACCCAGTGCCTTGGGTGGCGGAGCAGGCATTTAAGCCGTTTTGCAGCCAGCGCTGTAAGTTAATCGATCTGGGCGATTGGGCCACCGAAGCGCATAAAATTCCCGGCCAGCCGATTTCGACGGAGTTTGATGTCGATTCGTTCGATGCTGACGAATAAAGTCTAAAATTAACTCAAAAAAGCGCTAATGCCGGCGATACCTTGAGCGCCGGCATGCAGTACGCGATCCATATCATCCAGTTCCAGACCGCCCAAAGCGAATACCGGTAAATTGACCTGATCGATCAGCTTTGCCATGGTCTCCCAACCCAGCGGCTGGGCGTCGGGATGCGTTGCGGTGGGTAAAATCGGCGCCAATACCGCAAAGTCGGCTCCAATATTTTCGGCATGCCGTAACTCCTGCAAATTATGGCAGGATGCCGCTACCCAGCGATAGGGCGACGGCTTGGTTTGGCAAGCAAGCAAGGCTCGACTGCTAAGATGAAGGCCGTCGGCGGGTAGGCCGGTCAAGAGTAAGTCCGAGTTCAGCAAAACCTGTATGCCATGTTGCCGGCAATTCGCCAAAACAGCGTGACAAACAGCTGCAGTTTCCGCGGCGGGCAGCGATTTGATCCGTAACTGCAGCATAGTAATGCGCTTGTTAATGATGCGCTCGAGATTAGCCAGTACCTGCTTGGCGCTACTCCCTTCCAAAATCGCGTAACGGTCGGGTAGGCGGGAAGCAGTAATAATCGGCACATTGGCGACGGGGAATGCGTAATCGCTTAGTTGCCGAGGCTCGACCCACTGCATGGCTTGGCCTTCGCAAGCTTCGGCGACGCCGGAAAAGTCGGTGACTTGCCAAACATCCAGCAGCACCCGTAAATCCGGATAGCAGTGGTTTATTTTGATCAGGGGTTTGGCGGTTTGCACCGTTATCCCCACTTCTTCCTGTAATTCACGCCGCAGTGCCTGCGTTACGGTTTCATGTGCTTCCAGTTTGCCGCCGGGGAACTCCCATAAGCCGCCTTGGTGGGTATGCTTGGCACGCTGAGTCAGCAAAATATTCCCGTTGCCGTCGCGGATCACGCCGACGGCAACATGTACGGCAGCGCTTCCGCTCATTTAGGTTCGGTACTCGGCATTAATGCGTACATAGTCATAGGAAAAGTCGCAGGTTAATACTTCCTCACGGGAGGTGCCTCGGCCCAAGCGTACCGTGACGGTAATTTCGGCTTGACCCATGACCCTCTGTCCGTCCTGTTCCGTATAATCCGGGGAGCGGGCGCCACTTTCGACGATACAGACGTTGCCCAGATAGATTTCGATTTTATCCAGCGCCATGTTTGCCA
This sequence is a window from Methylomonas methanica MC09. Protein-coding genes within it:
- a CDS encoding type II secretion system F family protein is translated as MAKQTDQIDFLWEGLDKQSKKTNGLISAKSESIARTELRKMGVRVVKIKPKPKPLFGAKTQKITTGDIAVFARQLATMLEAGVPLVQSFDIIGKGHDNASMSELLLGIKADIEGGDTLAQALGKRPIYFDDLFCNLVNAGEQAGVLEGLLDKIATYKEKTESIRKKVKKALTYPIAVLVVAFIVTAILLIFVVPVFEDLFKGFGADLPAFTKFVISLSEWVQEWWWAVVGVLGGLGYTFGYFKKRSRPFNHFLDRTLLKIPVVGMILEKSAIARFARTLSTMSAAGVPLVEALVSVAGACGNILFYDGVMKMRDDVSTGQQLQFSMVQTGLFPNMVVQMVAIGEESGSIDSMLDKVADFYEEEVDNLVDNLSSLMEPIIMAVLGVLVGGLIVAMYLPIFKLGAAVG
- the coaE gene encoding dephospho-CoA kinase (Dephospho-CoA kinase (CoaE) performs the final step in coenzyme A biosynthesis.) is translated as MLKVGMTGGIGSGKSTVCHLFSALNVPIIDTDIIARQLVEPGQPALSQLVAVFGATIIKQDGSLDRTMLRQLVFSDAQHKQQLDAIMHPLIFKELDAQVARLQAVYCLLVIPLLVETHNNYALDRVLLVDCPEQVQVQRVINRDGISREQALAIIAAQASRQQRLALAHDVIDNTATPETLAEQVKRLHNSYLLLATARTTSA
- the pilB gene encoding type IV-A pilus assembly ATPase PilB; protein product: MATAPSNIHFSGLAKCLIQQGVLTEETATAAVEEAQKNKLPFVSYLVKNKQVDSRTVANLASAEFGVPLLDLDAVDLSAVPVKLVSEKLIRQHHALPLFKRGNRLFIATADPTNFQALDEIKFHTRLNTENILVEEEKLMRAIDAALEAVDTTMGNLLDSDLDNIDISGGDEQPVEDTASDVDDAPIVRFVNKILLDSIKKGVSDIHLEPFEKKFRIRFRADGILSEVASPPVGISNRIISRIKVMSKMDIAERRVPQDGRIKMQLSKNRAIDFRVNTCPTLFGEKVVMRILDPTSAQIGIEKLGFEEAQQKLFLSAIHRPYGMVLVTGPTGSGKTVSLYTGLNILNSIERNISTAEDPVEITVEGINQVNVNPKAGLTFAEALRAFLRQDPDIIMVGEIRDLETASIAVKAAQTGHLVLSTLHTNDAPQTINRLMQMGIEPFNIVSAVNLIMAQRLARRLCEYCKKEADFPDSVLLSAGYSQEDIGTFKVYEPVGCEHCTNGYKGRVGIYQVLPISEKMRALILSGGNAMQMAELAKSEGINDLRASGLLKVRQGITSLEEIDRVTKE
- a CDS encoding DNA gyrase inhibitor YacG, which translates into the protein MSGQSPLIVVCPTCKNPVPWVAEQAFKPFCSQRCKLIDLGDWATEAHKIPGQPISTEFDVDSFDADE
- the zapD gene encoding cell division protein ZapD gives rise to the protein MNTLTTYEFPLNERIRVFMRLEQLFQQLSHFMAGDSVFDKRAAVDTLLDILVIFSRSDLKSELIKELERHAKVLGMLSNSQDVDKSKLQTILLELNQASRNLYNASGKVGASVMESGLFQSISQRSAIPGGTCSFDLPAFHYWLEQDLAEQQKDFQQWTLPFADIRIAIDLILGFIRQSSVPKQEIAQAGFFQLALDKAHPVQLLRVGVPVSVGCFAEISGGKHRFSIRFMKPSSDENRPTQTPADISFTLSRCAV
- a CDS encoding Nudix family hydrolase, which encodes MSGSAAVHVAVGVIRDGNGNILLTQRAKHTHQGGLWEFPGGKLEAHETVTQALRRELQEEVGITVQTAKPLIKINHCYPDLRVLLDVWQVTDFSGVAEACEGQAMQWVEPRQLSDYAFPVANVPIITASRLPDRYAILEGSSAKQVLANLERIINKRITMLQLRIKSLPAAETAAVCHAVLANCRQHGIQVLLNSDLLLTGLPADGLHLSSRALLACQTKPSPYRWVAASCHNLQELRHAENIGADFAVLAPILPTATHPDAQPLGWETMAKLIDQVNLPVFALGGLELDDMDRVLHAGAQGIAGISAFLS
- a CDS encoding prepilin peptidase, whose translation is MFLTALQQSPGLLIALVSIVGLMIGSFLNVVIYRLPVMMQGGWRRECLEYLQMPAEEVGETFNLLWPGSRCPVCKTEIKAYQNIPVLSYLWLRGKCSHCSAPISLRYPLIEAFTGLCSALVAWHFGYGLPMLFGLLLTWSLIALSFIDIDHQLLPDSITLPVLWLGLILSLFSIYTDAHASIIGAVAGYLSLWSVYHLFKLLTGKEGMGFGDFKLLALLGAWLGWQYLPLIIILSSLVGACIGIAMIIFRQHEASRPIPFGPYLAAAGWLALIWGSDLNRLYLNYAGL